A single window of bacterium DNA harbors:
- a CDS encoding amidohydrolase, whose product MSRYDVRMNKTPAELRASLDHPVLDADGHLIEYAPTFDRYLKEEGIEGGFMAYSQGANFDGSAPWQMQSPEERERGRAYRSPWWGFPNDAKDLATSTAMRLLYDRLDELGIDLAVVYPSVGLNCPAQRDEKMRRASCRAYNRYAKDQCEGMGDRLIPVAVIPTFTPEEALEELDYATGELGMKAAVLGGFARRTFEDGNDHAFWIDGLGLDSPYDYDPVWAKLVALGIAPTFHSSSMGWSGRRSTTNFSFNHMGAFAGANDTTAKSMFFGGVFHRFPELRVGFLEGGVAWALQMYTGLVEHFEKRAPKGLEDRDPSKMDGDRFDALVAEHRGALEPVVDGWGNLFATSTNTPHVVNDFGAAGIESKEDIYRQVTTNCFFGCEADDRLAGIAFDTKRLPGDRPMRPIFSSDIGHWDVAHMDEVLPEAFEHVEYGWMDPAQFRDFMCDNAIRLFAGANPDFFAGTVLADYAKTVDLDPS is encoded by the coding sequence GTGAGTCGCTACGATGTCCGGATGAACAAGACGCCCGCCGAGCTCCGCGCCTCCCTCGACCACCCCGTCCTCGATGCCGATGGTCACCTGATCGAGTACGCCCCGACCTTCGATCGCTACCTCAAGGAGGAGGGGATCGAGGGCGGCTTCATGGCCTACAGCCAGGGCGCCAACTTCGACGGGAGCGCGCCCTGGCAGATGCAATCCCCCGAAGAGCGCGAACGGGGACGGGCCTACCGCAGCCCCTGGTGGGGCTTCCCGAACGACGCGAAGGATCTCGCGACGTCGACGGCGATGCGTCTCCTCTACGACCGCCTGGACGAGCTCGGCATCGATCTCGCCGTCGTCTACCCGAGCGTCGGCCTGAACTGTCCCGCCCAGCGCGACGAGAAGATGCGCCGCGCTTCCTGTCGCGCGTACAACCGCTACGCGAAGGACCAGTGCGAGGGCATGGGCGATCGGCTGATCCCGGTCGCCGTGATCCCGACCTTCACGCCCGAGGAGGCCCTCGAAGAGCTCGACTACGCGACCGGTGAGCTCGGGATGAAGGCCGCAGTCCTCGGCGGCTTCGCGCGCCGCACCTTCGAGGACGGGAACGATCACGCGTTCTGGATCGACGGGCTCGGTCTGGACAGCCCCTACGACTACGACCCGGTCTGGGCGAAGCTCGTCGCGCTCGGGATCGCCCCGACCTTCCACTCCTCGTCGATGGGCTGGAGCGGCCGGCGCTCGACCACGAACTTCTCCTTCAACCACATGGGCGCCTTCGCCGGCGCGAACGACACGACCGCCAAGTCGATGTTCTTCGGCGGCGTCTTCCACCGCTTCCCCGAGCTGCGCGTCGGCTTCCTCGAGGGCGGCGTCGCCTGGGCGCTCCAGATGTACACCGGCCTCGTCGAGCACTTCGAGAAGCGCGCGCCGAAGGGTCTCGAGGATCGCGACCCGTCGAAGATGGACGGCGACCGCTTCGATGCGCTCGTCGCCGAACACCGGGGCGCCCTCGAACCGGTCGTCGACGGCTGGGGCAACCTCTTCGCGACGTCGACGAACACGCCCCATGTCGTGAACGACTTCGGGGCGGCGGGGATCGAGTCGAAGGAAGACATCTACCGGCAGGTCACGACGAACTGCTTCTTCGGCTGCGAGGCGGACGACCGCCTGGCGGGCATCGCCTTCGACACGAAGCGGCTGCCCGGCGACCGGCCGATGCGTCCGATCTTCTCCTCGGACATCGGCCACTGGGACGTGGCCCACATGGACGAGGTCCTGCCGGAGGCGTTCGAGCACGTCGAGTACGGCTGGATGGATCCGGCGCAGTTCCGGGACTTCATGTGCGACAACGCGATCCGTCTCTTCGCCGGCGCGAACCCGGACTTCTTCGCGGGCACCGTCCTGGCAGACTACGCGAAGACGGTCGACCTGGACCCGAGCTGA
- a CDS encoding LuxR C-terminal-related transcriptional regulator, whose translation MESDSPSETPRETRLDRHAHAGLERVLARIRQGSPVEEEAVVALAWDYFVAGFTAHGASADELPAPPSTMTPPPADETDFLAQHVAALTPRRLEVLRLVARGLTNREIGRVLDISCYTVKSHLAALFEALDVTNRTEAAFALQRYEAAYPEAHN comes from the coding sequence ATGGAAAGCGACTCCCCCTCCGAGACGCCGCGGGAGACCCGACTCGACCGACACGCGCACGCCGGCCTCGAGCGGGTCCTCGCCCGGATCCGCCAAGGATCGCCCGTCGAAGAGGAAGCCGTGGTCGCCCTCGCCTGGGACTACTTCGTCGCCGGCTTCACCGCCCACGGCGCCTCGGCCGACGAACTCCCCGCTCCGCCGTCCACGATGACACCGCCCCCGGCCGACGAGACCGACTTCCTCGCCCAACACGTCGCCGCGCTGACCCCGCGCCGCCTCGAAGTCCTCCGCCTCGTCGCCCGCGGCCTCACGAACCGCGAGATCGGCCGCGTCCTCGACATCTCCTGCTACACCGTCAAGAGCCACCTCGCAGCCCTCTTCGAAGCCCTCGACGTCACCAACCGCACCGAAGCCGCCTTCGCCCTCCAACGCTACGAGGCCGCCTACCCCGAAGCCCACAACTGA
- a CDS encoding thiolase family protein → MAREAVIVGSLRTGLTKAHRGSFNLTEPVDYTAHVMREVVNEQPNLDKAEIEDVILGCGHPEGCMGMNMARIASMVADIPQTAAATTVNRFCSSGSQAVMMAANSILQDGADVAIGAGVETITMMQDGTQNRTRLANATAAERFPGLYHPMGITAECVAERYGISREDQDAYALQSQQRYAEAVEKGWIAEEISPMKVTRKVQPKDGDAYDEEFVVEKDECNRPQTTLEGLQKLAPVFKPAEEGGTVTAGNASQLSDGASATLLMSADRAKALNIEPLAIYRGSAVAGCGPEEMGIGPVFAVPKLLKRHGLTMNDIDIVELNEAFASQLLYCQRELGIDNDKLNPTGGSISIGHPFGMTGSRMTGLLVRQLKRTGKRYGIVTMCVGGGQGFASLFEAA, encoded by the coding sequence ATGGCACGTGAAGCCGTCATCGTCGGAAGCCTCCGCACCGGTCTGACCAAGGCCCACCGCGGTTCCTTCAACCTCACCGAGCCCGTCGACTATACGGCGCATGTGATGCGCGAGGTCGTGAACGAGCAGCCGAACCTCGACAAGGCCGAGATCGAGGACGTGATCCTCGGCTGCGGTCACCCGGAAGGCTGCATGGGCATGAACATGGCCCGCATCGCCTCGATGGTCGCGGACATTCCGCAGACGGCGGCCGCGACGACGGTCAACCGCTTCTGCTCCTCGGGCTCGCAGGCCGTCATGATGGCCGCCAACTCGATCCTGCAGGACGGCGCGGACGTGGCGATCGGCGCGGGCGTCGAGACGATCACGATGATGCAGGACGGGACCCAGAACCGGACCCGCCTCGCCAACGCGACGGCGGCCGAGCGCTTCCCGGGCCTCTACCACCCGATGGGCATCACCGCGGAGTGCGTGGCCGAGCGCTACGGCATCTCCCGCGAGGACCAGGACGCCTACGCGCTCCAGAGCCAGCAGCGCTACGCCGAGGCGGTCGAGAAGGGTTGGATCGCGGAAGAGATCTCGCCCATGAAGGTCACCCGCAAGGTCCAGCCGAAGGACGGCGACGCCTACGACGAGGAGTTCGTGGTCGAGAAGGACGAGTGCAACCGTCCGCAGACGACCCTCGAAGGCCTCCAGAAGCTCGCGCCGGTCTTCAAGCCGGCGGAGGAGGGCGGCACGGTCACGGCCGGCAACGCCTCCCAGCTCTCCGACGGCGCTTCGGCGACGCTCCTGATGAGCGCGGATCGCGCGAAGGCGCTCAACATCGAGCCCCTCGCCATCTACCGCGGCTCCGCCGTCGCCGGCTGCGGCCCCGAGGAGATGGGCATCGGTCCGGTCTTCGCGGTCCCGAAGCTCCTCAAGCGCCACGGCCTCACGATGAACGACATCGACATCGTCGAGCTCAACGAGGCCTTCGCGTCGCAGCTGCTCTACTGCCAGCGCGAGCTCGGCATCGACAACGACAAGCTGAACCCGACCGGCGGCTCGATCTCGATCGGCCACCCCTTCGGCATGACGGGCAGCCGCATGACGGGGCTGCTCGTTCGCCAGCTGAAGCGGACCGGCAAGCGCTATGGGATCGTCACGATGTGTGTCGGCGGCGGACAGGGCTTCGCCAGCCTCTTCGAGGCTGCGTAG
- a CDS encoding acetoacetate decarboxylase family protein, translating into MPREARPLSKEPTMSGPQINAGEIADWPILKVDYLTDPDKVAALLPPGIEPGAEPHVQLSIYQVAVPNVPEYGVFMTVDADYRGTEGVYTLGYGIDQESAVFISRDMNGQPKYPCDIDFYRFQDSVSARCTHQGYTFIEFEGEAGEALPQRENHVEYEWWIKVLRAVGGAEKAYDFPPHVVQVKSTYATKAELAVEGTVALLDSPWDPIASLLPVRDYQGARLWWPEFLGREITLEGPLDPEAYWPFVDTISGSRWPGFMGGPKPA; encoded by the coding sequence ATTCCGCGCGAAGCGCGCCCCCTCTCGAAGGAGCCCACGATGTCCGGACCCCAGATCAACGCCGGCGAGATCGCCGACTGGCCGATCCTCAAAGTCGACTACCTGACCGACCCCGACAAGGTCGCCGCGCTCCTGCCGCCGGGCATCGAGCCCGGAGCCGAGCCCCACGTCCAGCTCTCGATCTACCAGGTCGCCGTTCCCAACGTCCCGGAGTATGGCGTCTTCATGACCGTCGACGCGGACTACCGCGGAACGGAAGGCGTCTACACCCTCGGCTACGGGATCGACCAGGAGAGCGCCGTCTTCATCTCGCGCGACATGAACGGGCAGCCGAAGTACCCCTGCGACATCGACTTCTACCGCTTCCAGGACTCGGTCAGCGCCCGCTGCACCCACCAGGGCTATACGTTCATCGAGTTCGAGGGCGAGGCCGGCGAGGCGCTCCCGCAGCGCGAGAACCACGTCGAGTACGAGTGGTGGATCAAGGTCCTGCGCGCGGTCGGTGGCGCGGAGAAGGCGTACGACTTCCCGCCCCACGTCGTCCAGGTGAAGAGCACCTACGCGACCAAGGCCGAGCTCGCCGTCGAAGGAACCGTCGCGCTCCTCGACAGCCCCTGGGATCCGATCGCGTCGCTCCTGCCGGTCCGCGACTACCAGGGCGCGCGACTCTGGTGGCCCGAGTTCCTCGGTCGCGAGATCACCCTCGAAGGCCCGCTCGATCCCGAGGCCTACTGGCCCTTCGTGGACACGATCAGCGGCTCGCGCTGGCCGGGCTTCATGGGCGGTCCGAAGCCGGCCTGA
- a CDS encoding TauD/TfdA family dioxygenase — translation MAAADAAPRAYRSFGEQSLKYFIRDHTEIPAAPIETPSAWLGRELRADPDAWREALQPDEIAELDAALDRIEADGLSLAELDGRGLPTLEKRAAAWRRALCTGRGFVVLTGLPVDRWGEARSSRAYWLLGHLVGIPGAQNARDELLGHVIDYGEQADQPNVRLYRTTADIGYHCDAADVVGLLCLVDAAEGGASRIASSVTIWNRLFEADPEAARLLFEPFAVDRRDEQPEGDRPFFEMPPCRFGADGVLRTFFHGAYFRSAQRLAEIGPLSPARARALDRYDAIGNDPEVRLDMALEPGDIQLLSNHTVVHARNAYREHPDRKRHLLRLWLSLPDAETAAG, via the coding sequence ATGGCGGCCGCCGACGCGGCGCCCCGCGCCTACCGCAGCTTCGGCGAACAGTCGCTCAAGTACTTCATCCGGGACCACACGGAAATCCCTGCCGCGCCGATCGAAACGCCCTCCGCCTGGCTTGGTCGGGAGCTCCGCGCTGACCCGGATGCGTGGCGAGAAGCGCTTCAGCCGGACGAGATCGCCGAGCTGGACGCCGCGCTCGACCGGATCGAGGCCGACGGGCTTTCCCTCGCCGAGCTCGACGGCCGCGGGCTCCCCACCCTCGAGAAGCGGGCCGCGGCCTGGCGTCGGGCACTCTGCACGGGACGGGGCTTCGTCGTCCTCACGGGCCTGCCGGTCGACCGCTGGGGCGAAGCGCGATCGAGCCGCGCGTACTGGCTGCTCGGCCACCTCGTCGGAATCCCGGGCGCCCAGAACGCGAGGGACGAGCTCCTCGGTCACGTGATCGACTACGGCGAGCAGGCGGACCAGCCGAACGTCCGGCTCTACCGGACGACCGCCGACATCGGCTACCACTGCGACGCCGCCGACGTCGTCGGGCTGCTCTGCCTGGTCGACGCGGCCGAGGGCGGCGCGAGCCGGATCGCCAGCTCGGTCACGATCTGGAACCGGCTCTTCGAAGCGGATCCCGAGGCGGCGCGGCTGCTCTTCGAGCCCTTCGCCGTCGATCGTCGGGACGAGCAGCCGGAAGGCGACCGCCCCTTCTTCGAGATGCCTCCCTGCCGCTTCGGCGCGGACGGCGTTCTCCGCACGTTCTTCCACGGGGCGTACTTCCGGTCCGCCCAACGCCTCGCCGAGATCGGCCCCCTCTCTCCGGCGCGCGCCCGCGCCCTCGATCGCTACGACGCGATCGGGAACGACCCCGAGGTCCGGCTCGACATGGCGCTCGAGCCCGGCGACATCCAGCTCCTCTCGAACCACACCGTGGTCCACGCCCGGAACGCCTACCGCGAACACCCGGACCGCAAGCGCCACCTGCTCCGGCTCTGGCTCTCCCTCCCGGACGCGGAGACCGCGGCGGGCTAG